From Arachis hypogaea cultivar Tifrunner chromosome 3, arahy.Tifrunner.gnm2.J5K5, whole genome shotgun sequence:
ATTTTTGATAgggctcctctcagctctttaggggcgacctcgagggtcgaggagctggaaggGAGGCTCCGTGTATATCAAGAGCAGGAGGGAGAGTTGAAGAAGGAAATCGCCAAGTTAAAGGAGGAGAGAGACACCCTCCGGGAGAAAGGGAAAGCTTTGCAAGCCCAATGTAACATGGAGACGGAATTGAGGAAGACGGCACAGGCTAGCTATCAGAGCTTATTCAAGGATCTTGTGTCCGTGAAAACTGACCTGTTTAATTCTCGGAAAGCGTATGAGGAGTTAGAGGACTCCATTGCCGATGGCGCCGAGGAATCTTGACGGATTTTTCTGGAGCAGGtcagagttattgctcctgacttggatctgtctcctttacatcctgacaAAGTTGTCATTGACGGCGCCATTGTAGATCCTCCTGTCCCCAAAATTGTTTCTGAATCcgagttgaagactcgggggcagaggatcatagAGTCTCCTCCTCGCTCCAAAGATGCTCCGAGTTCCTCCGTCGTTtctccgacttcctcttcagcTTCTCTTCCTGGTTCCGGTGGCGCTCCTCCTGACTCTGGTGGTGGTAATCCGTCTACTCCTCTAAAAAGATGACTTTATTTTTcatggctatatgggggctcggCTTGTGAGTCCCcctttttaaacttatttatatgTTGTTTGGTGGTTGTGTGAACAGTTTctcttggccttttaaggccgtaaacaaaaatatttctGACGAGTGCCCTTTTGAATAAGGGTGTGGAAAAATAAATGCCCCTTTTTGGATAGGGGTTTTAAGTTACCTTGTGCGTGTATGCTTTTCTAATTTCGATATTTCAAGACCCTTTTTCTGAAAACCTTTTTGTTGGCTTGTATCGTTTTTTCGAGCCTTTTCGTTTAAGGGCTTTTGTGCAGCCTTTAAACTTTTCTCAGGTTTTCCAATCTCTTTTTATTAtcctttatactcaactttgcttgagtgagtttttatgacttaggttatttttgtgatgcgtTTTTTATCTACTCGGAGTATTTCCGAGTTTATTTACTCGGGTTCTCATTTCGACTTAAGAGTCGGATTGTTCCCGAGTTTTTTACGATCAACTCATATAatctctttacaccgacttgtacctcgtcgttttatcctgacgaccatctaggtcggttcatgggattttcacgttttgtcgagcttaagtcggcgcgtttcgtagaaagacttagaaaaataaagaaggacattaagagatattgtaaatgaaaaagatctttattaattggggaggtaccttcttgctactaagggttttgatagcctattttcccttagcctctactatgatgcctcgttaaaaacccttctccagaaaaaacccttttgggaaaaaatcatgaagttgggaaaagagtacatcagggagtagagttcgcttttaactgtagtaccttttcatattacaagcatgccacgaccttggtagctcagtgccgttcaggtcggttactttataataaccctTTCCTAGtacttccttgattttgtatggtcccttccaatttgcggcgagctttccttctcctgatttgttgactcctatgtcgtttctgattaggaccaagtcatccgaggcaaatgttcttcgaatgactttcttgttgtacctggtggtcatcctttgtttcaatgctgcttctcttatctgagcatcttctcggatttcggggagcaagtcgagctcctctttgtgtcccCGCACATTTCCGACCTCATCGTGGAGAatcacccttgggctttgctcattgatttctatcagaatcatggcttctacaccatagactagtcggaaaggtgtttctcctgtggcggattggggggttgtcctataagcccatagcacctgagggagctcttcagcccaagctccctttgcttcctgtagtctcttctttagtcctgccagtatgactttgttggctgcctcggcttgcccattggcttgtgggtgttctaccgaggtgaactgatgtttaattttcatactggctactaagtTTCGGAAGGtagcgtcggtgaattgggttccattatccgtagtaatggaataaggtatcccatatcttgtgatgatatttttgtaaaggaacctgcgacttctttgagcggtgatagtagctaatggttctgcttctatccattttgtgaagtagtctattcccacgatcaagtatttgacttgtcctggcgcttggggaaaaggacctaacaaatccattccccattttgcaaagggccatggagaagtgatactaatgagctcttctgggggagccacgtggaaatttgcatgcatctggcatggttgacaccttttcacaaattctgtggcatctttttgcaaggtcggccagtagaatccagctcggattacttttctggctagtgatcttgctccgagatgatttccgcagatcccgctatgtacttcctccagcacctcggcggttcttgaggtcggtacgcactttaacaatggtgttgatatccctcttctgtagaggacatttctcaccaaagcgtaatgttgtgcttcccttcggatctttttagcttctttctcctccttagggaggatgtcgaacttcaggtattcgactaagggattcatccatccgaggtttaaaccgactacctcaagtacttcttgtttatcttctgtttttgctaccgagggctcttggagggtttcttgaatcaggcttctgttgtttcctcctggtttggtacttgctaatttggatagggcatccgctctgctgtttagatcccgagttatgtgtttgacctcggtttctgcaaagcgcccaaggtgttccaaagttttttccaaatacctcttcatattagggtcctttgcctgatattctccacttGTTTGTGAGgtcaccacctgtgagtcgctgtatatcatcacttttgtagCACCAACTTCTTCTGCCAATTTTAGTCCGgctatcaaggcttcatattctgcctgattatttgaagccggaaattcaaattttaaggaaacctctatttgggttcctctttcatctactaatattatgcctgcaccgcttcctgttttgttggaggatccgtctacatagagttcccatgtagttggtttgtcctcttgatcccctgcatattctgcaacgaagtcggcgagacattgggctttaattgctgtccgagtttcgtatctcaagtcgaactcggagagctctatcgcccattgaaccattctccctgcaacatccgtcttttggaggatttgcttcatgggttggttcgtacggactctgattgtgtgtgcttgaaagtaaggtcgtagccttcgtgaggctattactaaggagtagacaaacttttctagtttgtggtaccttagttcagggccttgcaggaccttactgatgaagtagactgggtgttgtccgacctcgtcttcttttaTCAGGGCCGACGAGACAGCCCCGTTTGCTACAGACAAGTACAGAACGAGGTCCTTTCCTGGTGTTGGTCGGGTgaggataggaggttggcttaaaaagtttttgaactcttggaacgcttCCTCGCATTCCGGAGTCCACTCAAATGGGCATCCCTTctttaataaggaaaatagtggaagggattttattgctgatcctgccaaaaatctggagagggcggcaagtcggccattgagctgctgaacctctctcaaacaagtcggacttttcatttctaggatggctctgcatttgtcgggattggcctcaatccctctttgtgttagcataaatcctagaaattttcctgcttcaaccgcgaaggcgcactttgcaggatttagtctcatcccgtgcaaccttatggtgtcaaagacttgtgagaggtcggataagaggtcgacttcatccttggtttttactagcatgtcgtcgacgtatacttccattaggctccccaGGTGGGGAGAAAACACtttgttcatcaacctttgatatgtggctcctgcattctttaatccgaatggcatgaccacgtagcaatagttggctctgggtgtgatgaatgatgttttctcctgatcgggttcgtacatcgggatttggttatatcccgagtaggcgtccatgaatgataagtattgataccccgagctggagtccaccagggtatcaatacttggcaagggataagggtccttaggacatgccttatttaagtcggtatagtcgacgcacattctccatttaccattctgtttcttgactagcactacattagctagccatgttgggtatttgacctctcgaataaagccggcttccaggagcgcctgtacttgctcttctactattagggctcgttccgtgccgagcttgcgtcttctttgttgtataggtcgggaccctgggtaaaccgagagcttgtgggacatgagctcgggatcaattccgggcatgtcggaagccttccatgcgaagaggtcggaattagcaCTAAGGAGTTCAGCCAGCctttgttttagggtttcccctaggttggctcctatgtaagtgttttttccttcctccccACCGATTtgaatctcctcggtttttcctcccggttgaggttgcagctcttctctggcccttgcgTCGCCGAGTTCTATGGCgtggacttctttgccctttcctctcagatttaggctttcattgtagcacttcctcgccaatttttggtctcctctcaccgttgctattcccgctgaggtcggaaatttcatgcagaggtggggagtggataccactgctccgagccgattaagggtagtcttgccaattaaggcattataggctgacccttcatcaatgactatgaagtctatactcagagtctttgatttttccctttttccaaaagtggtgtggaggggtaaaaatcctagtggttttattggcgtgctccctaatccatatagggtgtcggggtaggctctcaattctttctcatctaaccctagcttgtcgaaagcAGGTTTGAAGagaatgtccgccgagcttccttggtccactagggttctgtggagatgggcatttgctaggatcatagttattaccactggatcatcgtgtccagggattatcccttgcccatcttcttttgtgaacgaaatagtagggaggtcgggtgattCTTCCCCGACttggtagactcttttgagatgcctcttgcgagaagatttggtgagtcctcctcccgcaaatcctcctgagatcatatggatatgcctctctggggtttgtggtggtggatctcttctatccatatcatctcgctttctctttccgtgactgtccgacctttccatgagatatctatcaagccgaccttctctagccagcttttctatcacattcttaaggtcgtaacagtcgttagtggagtgaccatatattttatggtactcgcaataaTCGCTGCGActcccccccttttttatttttaatgggtctagggggtggcagCTTTTCGGTgtggcaaatctctctgtatacatccactatagaagttttgagaggagtataagagtgatattttctgggcctctcgagaccgagttcttcctttttcttggcttccctttccctctctttagttgagggagggggtccaggtcgccaactcaggtcccttaatttggcattctcttccatattgatgtacttttcagccctttcttgtacatcacttagagagacGGGGTgccttttagatatggactgtgagaagggaccttctctgagcccattgactagccccattatgactgcctctgtgggcaggtcttggatctccaaacatgctttgttgaacctttccatataggctcgtaaagactctccgacctcctgttttattcccaggaggctcggtgcatgttttaccttgtctttctgaattgagaacctcatcaaaaacttccttgagaggtcttcaaagccaGTGATCGATCTCGGgggaaggctatcgaaccacttcattgctgctttcgacaaagtggtcgggaaagctttgcatcgagtagcgtcggaagcatcagctagatacatccgacttttgaagttgcttagGTGATGCTTTGGGTccgtggttccatcgtagaggtccatatcagggcttttaaagtttctcggaacttttgccctcattatgtcctcgctgaaaggatcgTCTCCGCCCaagagttgttcttcttgttcgtCGCGGGAGTTGTGATTCTTGAGGGAAGATTCTAGCTGTaggagttttctttctaactcctttcgccgttccatctcctctttgaggtacttttcagtttccttttgtTTCTCCCGCTCTTGCTCTAGTTGTTTCAGGCGGCTGTGTACTAATCCCTTTAATTCAGCTACGTGGGATGGTACGcctttttctgattcgcgcccatctgaggaatttaccttcgggtTCTTTACTCCGGATGTGCCTTCTCTGTGTTGATTATTAACTTCCTGGTGTAGGGCTAGATCCGCATCGTTATTACTcatgtccagattctcttgttcggaatctgtttccacatggccttcttcgtgggatgtgtccgccatcgatggatgatctctcgggtccccggcaacggcgccaatgttacggtgggtaaccggagattaatggattGGAGGGTGTTGATTGGCCCAATCACTTGAAAGAGGGAGCCTTCGCGTGGGTCTGCACCTCGGGGGCCTCCGTTCGCCTTGCTCGTGTGAGGAaaagggggtggtacctgcaaagacactccgatgcctaagttagcaagagtgtaagcaggtctagagagtattgggcttagagatacctgaggggtgtcagtgtatttatagtggtgagccaataaccaccgttggagtagtgccgtatctttagggtgttaaccgcccCCATTATctttggggaggttaagatatggctttatgaagtggttagagagatttcaggggcggttactcattcgaatgagtatttatctgccagctaatctcacatccgacttcttcagaccaagtcgtggttgataccgacttcttatgtgaaggtcggtacttagctaggcttaatccttcagattaggccttttatttggtCCTGGGCCTTtatcgttgggccagggtatgaacaaggcATCAATTGGATTATTAGCCATCGATCTTATACAACTCATGATGCTCGAACTGAACAAGGCAAGGGCAGCTTAACTTCACATGATACTCACTCTTCATGGAGAAATACTTTCTGCATTACTTCGTATTTCAAAAATATCTACAATTCGGACCaacaaaaaaagatatatttagtTTTAAAGTTTTTGTTTGCCACAGAATCCTCCAAAGAGGGCCTCTGACTGGGTAAGATTCGAATTATTGACACTTGATTAATTATATATGAGTTGATCAGTCAAACAAGGTGAAAATTCAAgtaaagtcgacttcacgtgaagttgatacatgagaactattagataaaaatttagtcaaatcaatcaaatcatctaacggctctcagatatcaacttcacgtgaagtcgacttcacctgagtttccaTCGTCAAACAATCCAAGTTAATTAGTCATGTTgataaattttacttttacagAATTTTTGTCAATTGTAATGggttatcattttttttattggttttcaAATGTAATGGGTATCATACTATCATCATCTTTGGTGGATCTTAACAGTTTATTGGGACCAATAAAATATGGGCCGGCCCATTGGAATGGTTAACGAGGCCCAATTAGAGCACTTTCTCCGACGGCCATCGTTTTGTGAGGTACGGGGTGTGGGTTTCTTCAATTCGACAAGCTGCGAATACCCACACTTTGATTCATCTTGCTGAAGCTGAATCAAAATCCTCAATTTTCAGTCGCATTTTTCTGATATTTGATTCAATTTAGGGTTTGTGAAATGGCATCGAGTTTGTTGAGAGGCCTCATGAAATCGTCGAAGCTCGCGTCGTCGGCGACGGGCACGAGGAGGTTGAGCCTTGTGAGCACTCAAATCAGTGAGCACACCGCCAAGTGGATGCAGGTAACCGTTTCCGTCTTAACGCCATTGTTCGCGAGATCCAAATGTTACGTTTCCATTTAATTGGAATAAGAATAATCATTTTTAGGTTGTGCCTGGTTTTGGAATCTAATTAGGTTATTCACTTGTATTCGTTCGTTAGCTATTTCTAATAGGAATTTAGTTCCAGTTATTGGATTCACATTACAATTTCGTGAAATGATCTTCCAAATTGTGGTTTTTATTTCTTGGATTACTCTGTAGACATAATGATAGATGAGGGTGTTGTTTCAAAGTGTGTGGAAGATCGTGATAAAAGAGAAcacttatttcttttttcttccacTTCCATTGCTAGAAATGAAAATCTCGTTGATAAATATATTTGTAATATAAACTGCTGTTTATTTTGGAATATGTACATTGTTTAACCTAATTCTATAATAGAAGAGGTGAAGCAAAAGTTTCGATGAATTACACAGTATGCATTCGATACTATATGTCTCTATCTAGATGTTTGCATATAGGGGGAGAACGTGAAAAATAAATTAGTAAGTCACTGGTTCAAAATTTTGCTATGTTACAGGATTTCTAGATTATATGTGGAAGAGTTTGcaatttgaatattggaaaaTCTGAATTACTTTCTTAGTAAACAGGTCACATTGTCTTTTCAGCAGCTTTAACTTATTGTGTTTTAAGTTTAACTTGAATGAGTTGGtccttcactccttcatgtgCCAGAATCTTAACTCATTCCTGCTTATAGAAGGGCGTTTGTTAAACTCATGCTTGTTTCTTCTTTAATAGGATACAAGCAAGAAATCTCCAATGGAGCTGATTAATGAAGTTCCACCTATCAAGGTTGAAGATAGGATAGTTGCTTGTGAAGGAGGTACAATTTTTGCAAAATTTAGTTATCCCGTCCAACTTGTAAAAGATTTATAGAAAGATATATAAACTTTAAAGTTTTACTTTTAACATCTTTATAAGAACTAATTTGGGTGTTGCTGTATGTTGTATTAGATACTAATCCTGCACTTGGGCACCCAATTGAGTACATATGCCTTGATAAGGACGAGCCAGCTATTTGCAAATATTGTGGCCTACGTTATTATCAGGATCATCATCATTAGGAAAATGCTGTCTACAAGTATTCTGGTCTGTATTTTGGTGGTTGCTGCTGAACAATATTTTTTATGCTGGTAAAATGTTTCCCGACTAAATGCTACAAGGATACTTCTTTGTTAcaatatgttaaataaaaaaaatacaaggtTGTTCATGTCACTATCTGCTAGTAGTGATGGGATGCTGTCACTTTGTGATTTGCAGAGCTATTTAATTTGCTTAAGAATGGACGTACATTTTCATTCAGTGATCAATTTTTCATCTCGTGATTCCTAGGTTGGGAAAAGCTACTATGGTGGGTTAAAAAAGTTTGTA
This genomic window contains:
- the LOC112789300 gene encoding NADH dehydrogenase [ubiquinone] iron-sulfur protein 6, mitochondrial, producing the protein MASSLLRGLMKSSKLASSATGTRRLSLVSTQISEHTAKWMQDTSKKSPMELINEVPPIKVEDRIVACEGDTNPALGHPIEYICLDKDEPAICKYCGLRYYQDHHH